The sequence AAAAGGACTTGGCTTTAGGCTTTCCTACTTATAATAGGAACTTTCGCACCTTATAAATACGGAGCCATTCATTCCTTTTTGCGGGCAAATCACATTCGGAAACTAGGACTTTCTTGTCTCTCTCGCTTCGCCTTCTCCAACTAGGGCTCCAAGTGAGATGGCTTTAATGGAAAGAACTCCAGGCAGATGGCCACGTCCTGTTTGGCATGCTCCTTGGAAGATGTACAGGGTCATTAGCGGCCACTTGGGATGGGTACGATCTATTGCCTTTGATCCAAGCAACAAATGGTTTTGCACCGGCTCTGCAGATCGCATGATCAAGATATGGGATGTAGGAACCGGAACCCTACAGCTGTCACTGACAGGACACATTGAACAAGTACGAGGACTTGCTGTTAGCAGCAGGAACACCTATATGTTCTCTGCCGGCGATGACAAGCTAGTTAAATGCTGGGACCTCGAACAGAACAAGGTTGTCCGTTCATATCACGGCCATCTCAGCGGTGTTTATTGCTTGGCGGTTCATCCCACGCTTGATATTTTACTCACCGGTGGACGCGATTCTGTGTGCCGGGTTTGGGATATTCGAAGCAAGGTGCAAGTATTTGCATTGTCGGGGCATGACGACACAGTTTGCTCAGTTTTTACTCGACCGACAGATCCACAAGTTGTCACTGGCTCCCATGACTCGACCATCAAGCTCTGGGACCTTAGGTATGGGACAACAATGTCAACACTTACACACCATAAGAAATCTGTGCGTGCAATGGCGCAACATCCTAAAGATATCAATTCTTTCGCATCTGTATCCGCTGACAACGTGAAGAAGTTCGACCTTCCGAACGGCGAATTTTTGCACAACATGCTGTCTCAGCAGAAAACTATAGTTAATGCAATGGCTGTGAATCGGGATGGTGTCATGGCAACTGGAGGTGACAATGGGAGTGTGTGGTTTTGGGATTGGAAGAGCGGTCATAATTTTCAACAATCGCAAACAATTGCGCAGCCTGGCTCGCTGGACGGTGAAGCTGCTGTATATGCTCTTTCCTATGATGTCACTGGTACAAGGCTGGTCACTAGCGGAGCTGATAAGACGATCAAAATGTGGAAAAAGGACCAAAATGCCACTCCAGAAACCCATCCTCTCAATTTCAAGCCTCCTAAAGATATTCGGCGGTTCTAGTGTACGATCTTCCTTTGTTGTTGCTCTGTTCGGTGACATGTgtaatgttgtttttttaatcgAAGCGTAATATTGTTTTACTGGAGTGATTTGCTATCTGCTTGATGTTATGAGATGAATTATACAAATTTTGATATGTTACTACTCATAGTTAGTTGACCAACAAAATACTcatagttttttgtttttgtttttatacaaacgatattctaattaatttaatctaatctaaactacagGGAGAGGAATTCGAACTCAGCGCTCAGagttaaatatatttccaacatatcttaaaataaagtcttattaaacaaaaacacaaatacaagatttgtaacaaaaaaaaaaaaacaaaaaaaagaaagaagcagaggattatatttgtaattaagcTACATAACTAGCCAAATAgcaacaaaaattaatattaacaaaattgtAACATGATTAAGAACTATGATTGGTCTAAATTAATATCCCCCTTTTCAATTTATACGCAAATTAAGCTAAGCTTCCTGAACAATTAAAAGATATACAGCCTCATGTGAATATGTTTGATCTTTCATCAGAGAGGGGAGGAAGGACATGGACTTCTGTTGTGGAGAGTCCGTCACCTCGTTTCTCTTCAAATAGTGAGGGGCCCAGATATCATAGAAGACGGGGAATGGGTCTGGCCGGATAACAATACACAATGAATGGGCTTAATCCACAAGAAGACCGATGAGACCCGACCCGAATAAATCCCAGCGCAGCCAGTGCCTTTTAATTAGATCATTCGTTCGACTTGTGCCTCACCGTAGATCGCTTCTGATATTTTGATCTGAGACTGAGAGAGACTTCTCTGCTGAACTATCTCGATCTAGAGACGTCGGCTCATTTCCATCGGAGATTCTGAGATTTTGCTGCAAAATGGAGGACATGGGAGGCCGACATGGACTAACGATTCGAAGATGGAGGTTTATGGGGAGGCCAGCATACGAACAGTCGTCGTCGTCGCCCTTGGTGTTCGCATCACGAGGGATCTGCGGGAACTTTGCATGAAATTTTCGAAAGCGTAGCGTAAATCTCTTACTCTCTTCTTTGAATTCGTCAATCTCTAGCGCATCTCAAATCCTAACTCCTGAGAACCTATCCCTAACCCTAATTTACCATTTCATTTTACCTTGTTTTAGATCGAAGAAATTTGTGCATACGAACCGTCGTCGTCGGCCTTGGTGCTCTCGATCTGCGAGAAATTTGCATGAAATGTAAGTCTCCCACTCTTTTCTTTAAATTCGTCAATCTCTAGCATGCCTCAAATCCTAACCCTAACCTTAATTTATCATTTCATTTTACTACCTTGTTTTAGATCGCAGAAGCTTGTCATCGGCCTCGATCTCCGAGACCTTGGCTGGGTTGCGTAAAGAGAAGCATCTTCAGACCCATTCATTGCATAGCTTCCACTTCCAGCGAAGATCTTCAGGtgaatgtttgaatttttggtCTTTAATCGATTGGTTTGTTCGGAATTGAAAGTTTTAGTTTGGACTCTGCTGAATTTCTCAATTAGAACGCTCAAGTGTTGGGTAACATGACAATTCATAAGGTGCAATGTCTGTTGTTACTGACTTTTATCGTTTGCCTATAAATTATGTGTGGCAAAAGCGAATGGCTTTCATCGATGGCCAAAGTTGGCATGGTCCCTTTAATCCTTTTAGAAAAAGGTCTCTTTCATGCATTATTACTAGTGTGGTTTCTCACTGCGAAGCAAAACACACATGAAATCGTATTTGTACTTGTGTTTAAATTGTGTAAGTTGTTTGTTGCATGGTATGTTTTAGCTGCAATTCTATGTTTTGTATGTTTACTTTGTTAGAGTAAGCGAGAGAGCCTTAGAATATTAGAAAGCAATGTGTGAAGTAGCTTCAGAATATATAGGAAGTAAAGTTTTAAAGTTATGATGAATGCTGAGGCAAATATTTGGGTTTGCTTGCGGTACAGTATAGGCTGTAGCAGCCTGAATATGATAATGGTCATAGTTTTGTATGCTATGTAGAATTCATGCTTAAAATCATAATAGATTTTGTTGAGGTGTAACCGTGTTAGTTATTACCAGAGGCTGCTACAAGTGTTCTAAAGGGTTTGTGCCTTGACGTTAACGTCTTGTTTGTGGggatgaaaaaatatataactaaACTAACTATAATATTGTAAGTATAGTATGAAAATACCCTTGAGGGATCTTCTTTTTAAGTCTTAGTAATAGGATTCTTATCTTATATTACATTGTATAGTCTTCCTCTGTTCAGGTTTGTTTtatgggagattcactattatacccaatatgggggcctaaattataaaaataccctatataaaatggactttagaaacacacccaaaacccatttacaacataacaaaaaagcttttaacttcttataaattacaaaactgccatcaattttttaaaacaagcccaaccccaaaatctcataaaaatacccaaagcactcaatagggcatcaaagtaatttaataattaatattaaattcaataaggctagctatcattttttgggtttttttttggtttgtttataggaattcaattgtgtagggtttatttataatattagtgctagaaatgggtatatcactaaatatctcttgtTGTATATGTTGTGTTTGCTGTGGGCCTCATTTTAGCTAGTTGGCTTGGCTGCTCGGTACTTATTGGGTTTCCTTTGTCTAGGCCCAAACTTTTCGGTTCCACCCCCAGAAATTGCAATTTGGGAGGGACTAGTATTTCTGATATCAATTTTCGGGGATCAGTACTTCCGCAATTTTGGCCCAAAAGTTGCTAACTCGTTCCAAGAAATTTACAcctttgtgttattttatcgGTTTTTCATCTGTATTTTTTTGCCAATAATATTCTTTTCTGCAGCTATGCTTCtgtttatatgaattaatttggttatctgtttttttttttaacagcCCTTATGTAAAGGTTGAAAATGCAAACGGGTCCCTGCCGAGAAGGCATAGGTTTGTTTAAGATGAAGCAAAGGTCGCTGCTGAGAAGGCTTGGGATCTTGTTGGGATATTGAACAGCACGGAATGCTTTTTTTGTGTGCGCGCGcgtttgttttttaattttttaattttttcagcTCATATAATGAATAAGGACAATGAATtactgaaaacaaaaacaattagaTAGCAGGTACCAATAACATGAAACTGGACCCAAAAGTTGGCGCACAACAAGTGAAACAGGGGCCTACAACGTGAAAGACGACCAAAAGTCGCTCAATAAAGACAAAATATGCCCACTGGAAGGCCTAGTAATAACCAAATAGGCCAACTAAAAGGCTCACGAACGACAAAATTGGCCCACTGGAAGCCCCATAAAGACCTATTAATTTACAAGAGGCCCAATGAAACTTTAGAAACGACAAAATAGGCCCACTAAGGTCCCTTTAAACGATTAAATGGGCCCAATAAAGGCCCTATAAACGACAAAATTAACCCAATAAAGGCCAAGAAACGATAAAATGGGCCCAGAGAAGGCTCAGAAACGACAAAATAGGCCCAGTAAAGGCTCAGAAACGACAAGTTAAGCCCAATAAAGCCTCTGAAAACGACAAAATAGGCCCAGTAAAGA comes from Prunus dulcis chromosome 6, ALMONDv2, whole genome shotgun sequence and encodes:
- the LOC117630593 gene encoding protein pleiotropic regulatory locus 1-like, which produces MALMERTPGRWPRPVWHAPWKMYRVISGHLGWVRSIAFDPSNKWFCTGSADRMIKIWDVGTGTLQLSLTGHIEQVRGLAVSSRNTYMFSAGDDKLVKCWDLEQNKVVRSYHGHLSGVYCLAVHPTLDILLTGGRDSVCRVWDIRSKVQVFALSGHDDTVCSVFTRPTDPQVVTGSHDSTIKLWDLRYGTTMSTLTHHKKSVRAMAQHPKDINSFASVSADNVKKFDLPNGEFLHNMLSQQKTIVNAMAVNRDGVMATGGDNGSVWFWDWKSGHNFQQSQTIAQPGSLDGEAAVYALSYDVTGTRLVTSGADKTIKMWKKDQNATPETHPLNFKPPKDIRRF